The DNA segment TGTTCCCTGTACATGGAGCGCTCCTGCCCATCATCTTTACATGGCTGTCTCCTTCTCACGAACTTCAATGGcaccttctcagagaggcctcccCTCTCTGGCCTACCACTCTAATTTAGCCACAACCCCTacccctctgtcccccactctGCCAGTCAGGCCTTCTCAACATACTTCACTCTGTTCCATTTCCTTCCAGATACATATTACTAACCCAAATGCTCTTGTTGCTGCATCTGttggcttgtttattttctgtccccttctccactagaactgaagctcCATGACGACAAGGACCTTGCCCATCTTACTCGGTCACGTTTCTTAAGGCCCAGACAtggcttggcacatagtagggactTAGTAAGCACCTGCTGAAAGAGTAGATTAAGCCCACACTTCTGTGTATGTGACTTTCAAAGGCCACAGTTATTCTATTTTCTCTAAGCTTCCATGACTCTAAGATTCTGCTACTCTGACCTCATGCGATTCCATAACTGCATGGTTTTAAAGTTCCCATGAGCTGAGGCCTTAAAGTCAAATGAAACCCTGCTGTGAGAAGACACAAACAACTCCAAGAAAACAGCTCCTCTATGAAGACAAGACAAACGGACAGTGTCCAGGCACTGAGAGTCAGTGGGAGGAGAAAAATGCTCTCTTGCAAAGGGAAAGTACACGGAGTAATTCCTGAACAGATTTGCTCAGGATTGGAAATGAGTCCTTCCCGAGGCCCAGCCCTGCATCCTCTTACCATCTCTTCTGGAACTGCTGGTCTATCTCTGCCAAGGACTGGCCTTTTGTTTCAGGGACAAATGCATAGATGAAGCCCAGGCCGAAGACAGCGGTCAGCCCGTAGAGCAGGAAGGTCCAGGACAGGCCGATGGTGCCTGGGAACAGGAGGGCAAGAGCGTGGGTAGTTCCCCCAAAGCACATTCTCCAGATGTTGGATGTGCAGAATTAAGACAACACGCGGTCAGATAAGTATCTTAAAGCAGGAGCCGGACTGGTTATCCCAGAGGCAGGCAAAGGGCCAGGGCCCAGACCCGCAAACACAGACGCAGGCATCAGGTCGGTGTGGGAAAGCCCACTCATCCACATCTAAAACACTCACCAGAGGAGTGAGACCATGATCTGAAAACATGAATGGAGGGAAGAAGATGGCATTCACTTCAGCAGCAAAATAGTTCCAGGACAGAGCCTGGGCCAAGCCCAGGCCCCAAACAAAAAACATCCTCAGAAACTCTACAAACAGGTTATTGGGTGAATGAATTGGGCATCCAGGGAATGGAGTTTCAGCCAGTTGGCCTGTGTCTGTAGAAGTAACCAGGGGcatttgcccctccctccttccttccctccctccctccttccttctttcccttcttccttcccttcctcctttcattccctccttcctctctttctttctccctctcttcctcatttATTCACATAAAGGGGATGCTTGAAGACTAAGGCAGTAGGAAGAAGCTTCGCTTCCctaagatgggggaaggggggacagGCACAGTGGACCTGTTTTTCTATCAGCCTTTCCCACAGCCCCCAGCGGGGAAATGTTGCTGTGCCTTTGAAGAGGAAACGCTCAGCTGCAGCAAATGGGAAAATAACTGAGCCCTAAGAACTGTGCCTTGGGGCTCATGGGGAAGGAGCCCCTTCCCACTTTGGCTCTGGTGACCAGTGGCCTTGGGCCAGGAGCATCTCAGCAATTCAGAGACCTTTTCCTGTGTTCTGGGCCCAGATAATTCCCACCGCACCCCACCATGGCTCAGATGGGGGTTCGAATGCCAGGTAGGAAGAGAGAGTGTCACCCAAACTAAGTATGAGAAGACCTTCCTGCTGGCAGGTGGGCACAAGCCTGTCTGAGCCGGTTTACAATAAAAAGGGTGTCAGCTCTGGAATCTGCTGGTCTCAGACACATTCTCACTAGTGTGGGTGTAGACCTGTTATCGGGCCTGGAGAAGGTTACATTCTGCATGgagtttgattgattgatttatttatttatttatttatttatttatttatttatttatttcagagttcTGCGGCTACGAGTAGGAAATTTTCAAAAACTCCCCCTCTTTCATGTGAGGGCCTTTGGGCTGCAATGAAGAAAatggacttgtgtgtgtgtgtgttgggggtgcgTGTACCAGAGACCCACACTCAGGCCTCCGGACTCCTCCATCCCCCCACCGGGAGCTTATTCCCTCCCCTACCACACCAATCAGAGCTGGCTTCCAGATGGAGGCTCTTCCCCTCCTTCAGCCCAGACTCCCAGGCTGTCAACCAAGCTGGCCCGTTCACTGATGGGCCTGGAATTATCAGGGGTAGAAGCCTCCAAGGTCATGTCTTCTCTTGTCTTTGTCTGccagcctctcctccccgcttTGCTGATACTATCACCCCACTTTTCCTGCGAGGAACCATACCCCCCCCAACTCTTCCACGTGGTTGGGTGAAGCTGTCCCCCACCCGCCCTAACTCCAGGGGCTGGTATATGCCCCGGGCCTGGGCCTCAGAATCCTGCAGCCTTCCAGCCAGGGATGGGCATGCAGTCTTGCTGAGCCAACAAGAGCCCACCCCAGGCAACTGTTCCGGGATCTAGAGGGAACTGGATCATGGGATTAGGTCAGAGGACTCACCGATGAGGTCAAGGAAGGAGAGGCTGACGAGGAGGTTGGTGGCCCAGTTGAAGCTGTTGCAGAAAGCGAAGGCCCTGCCTCGGATCTCCACGGGGTAGATCTCGCTGAGGACCAGCCAGGTCACTAGGACAGGAAAGCAGGGAGGACTCACGGGCTGGGGCGGGAAGTGGGGCCTGGCCCCCAGGGTCCGGCAGGCAGCCCCCCAACAACGTGACTCaagcagaatctcaggcccccgACACCCAgtcctcctgctgcccctgccaCACCACTGCAAGaaccctttccttccttccttccctccttccttccttccttttttaaaaaaagattttatttatttatctgacagaaagagagtgcacaagcagggagagtggcaggcagagggagagggagaagcagactccccgctgagcaaggagcccgatgtggggctccatcccaggaccccgggatcatgacctgagctgaaggcagatgcttaaccgactgagccacccaggcgccctttcgAGTAAACACTCTGAGTGATCTACCCAGGGGCAAACTCAGGTTTCATGAGGCCTGAAGCTTAAATAATTTGGGGccctttataagaaaaaaaaagctatgaacAGGAAATTAGGCCCTTGGAAGGAGTGCCTGGAAGTAGGCAAGGAGCCCTAAAGCGTAAGCTTCGTTGGCTTTGCGGTCAAGCCACCTCCAGTGTCCCTCTGAGACCCTGACCGACACAGTCCCCAGCCTTTCCTCTGGGTGGGGTAGGAGGCTGCAGGGTCACCTGCCGGAGAGCTCCCTCCTACCTGGTCCAAATCCAAAGGAGAAGGCGCTCACAAAGGCCATCATGCAGACCAGCGCGGTCCAGTGCAGCAGGGTGCGCTCTGGGGCAGAACGGGGTGCAGGGGCGGTGGCGCTGAAGGCCGGCAGGGGAGCGGCCGTGGGGTTCCCAGCTCTGGGACGAGGCTTGCTTTTCTTAGAGGCTGACGACACTGGCTTCCCTTGGTTCTCGCTGGTCATGGGCTGTGGAAGTGGAGTTATGGCCTCTGGCAGGCTGGAGGGTCCTGGAGAGGACAGGCTGGAGAGGCCTGACGGCCTGGTGGCGTTGGGCACGGCCAGGCAACTGGGGCTGGAGTCCATGGGCGCGGCAAAGCTGACGAGGCCGATGCCGCTGACCGACAGGGCCATGAGGGCGCAGCCGGCCAGTAACAGGGCCCTGCGGCCCGCTCGGTCCACCAGCCCCATGGCCATCAGGGTGGCCACCACCTTCACGGCACCGAGCCCCACAGAGGCCAGTACGGCCGAGGAGCCCGCGCGGAAGCCGACCGAGTGAAAGATGGTAGAAGCATAGCACAGCACGTTGGGCTGCCCCGTCAGTTGCTGGAAAAtcaccagccccagccccaccacgGTCCGGCCTCGCATGTTATCCCGGGCCCTGAAGAGGTCCAGAAGGGAGTATCTTGGCCTCCCCGGCTTGGTGGCCTCACCCCCCCGGAGAGGAAGGAGGTCCTTGCAGGCCGCAGCCTCCGTGGTCCCAGCGGGGAGACAGAAGAGGCTGAGGGACTGCAGAAGAGCAGGGGCTGCAGCCCAGCCGAACATAGGCCTCCAGCCGCCGGGGGCACCGGCCAGCGCGTAGTTGAGGGCATAGGACAGCAGGATGCCCACGGTGATGCCGGCCTCATAGAGGGACACCAGCACTCCCCGCTGCCGTGGCCCCACCAGCTCGGACACGTAGATACAGCAGGCCATGGAAGACAGGGAGATGGCAAAGCCAACCACCAAGCGGCCCAGGACCAGCCAGGCCAGGgagccagccagccccaggcTCAGGCTACCTGCCAGGAGCACCACGTTGCTGCCGAGGATGGCCCGCTTCCTGCCATACTGGTCGATGAGGACGCCCCCCACCAGGGAGGCAAGGAGGGCCCCCAGGAGCAGGCCGCTCACCAGGAGCTCCTGCTCCGAGCAGGACAGCCCGAAGTCAAGCTGCAGGGGCAGCAGGGCACCTGACACGACTGCCAGTTCGTAACCGAAGGTCAGGCCACCCAGCAAAGACACAGAGGCACATAGGGGCAGGAGCAGTTGGGGACAGCCTGGAAAACAGAAGTGACAGGAACAGAGCTCAGGACGGTTCCTTGCCAGAGCATCCCTCCATGAACTTGCCCTCCAGCCGTCAACCCCGCATCTATCCAACCAGCTACTCCATCCATTCACctgtccattcatccacccatccattcatttattggaTCTATCCATCCACTCCTTCCTTCAAACACCCACCCCTCCATCCATCTACTGTCATTCCCCCATCTACCCATTTActgatccatccatccacttcATCCATTCTCCACCCACTCCAatcgttcattcactcatccatctaTTCATGCATGCTTTCATGCATCCATCCACCCAGCCAGCCCGCCATCCACTTCACTCTTCATCcatctccccttcacccactcatccatccatccactccaTCCATTTACCCAGCCATCCATCTACCCACGCACGCATTCCTGAATCCATCCATttgtcatccatccatctatccatccatccactccaTCTATTCCCCCATCTATGTATTAAtcaatctatccatccatcactTCATCCTCCACTCCTCCATCCACCCATTTGCTCTATCATATATTCATCCAACCATTTGTCCATTCATATGCTCTTTAATTCACCATCCATTTATTGATACATCTATCCACAAATATGTCTATTCATCCACCAACCTTTATTCCATCCCTTATGTACCCATTCACGTacttacccatccatccatccatccatccacccatgcaATCATTCAAAAACTTATTTATCTGATATCTACAACATGCCAAACACTATTCTTGGGGCTGGCAAGACAGTGGTGTTGTCAAGCACTTGATATTCTAGTAGAGGAAGGCAGAcaataactaaatatatatatacttcaggTGGCGATAGGTGTCATTTAAAAAAGCAGGGAACACGGATTGAAAATGATGGAGGAGTTCTATGTTAAATAGAGCAGTCAGTCAAGTCCTCTCAAAGGGAAGATTTGAGCAGAGATATGAATTAAGTGAGGGTGAAAGCCATGTAAAATCTGAGAGAAGAACATTCTAGACAGAGGGAACAGTGAAAACAAAGGGCCTTAGGCAAGACAGTTTTTGGTATCTTAGAAAAATAACCACTAATATTAATAGCTAGTATTTATATGACACTAAGTGTCAGGCCCTGGTTTAAGAACTTTACatgcatttactcatttaattcttacaacaaccctataacatattattattagcatcatcctccaaggctcagagaggttaagaaactttctcatggtcacacagcaagtgggTGACAGATGCAGCTAGAGAGCACAGGCTTTTAACCACTGTGCTTTCAGcgaggaggccagggtggctggagccaTAGAAGATAATAAGGCAAGAGAAGTAGGCAGGGGCAAGGTCACGTGAAACTTTTTAGGTCATGAAGATAATAATGAATTTCATTCTCAGTGGATGAAGCCTTGAGCTGGGCAGAGAGAGTAGTCACTAGCACGTGTGGCTCCTGGGCACCTAAAATGGGGTTAATGTgattaaagaactaaattttaaaattgtatttaattttaattaattgaaacgtaaaaatagccacatgtggctagcagCCCCCATATTGGCAGTGCAGTTACAGGTTACTCTTAATTCTTAATTCACATACTTACACTTAGATATTTCTAGAAGCATCTAGATTAATCCAGCAGTATCTATCTC comes from the Ailuropoda melanoleuca isolate Jingjing chromosome 13, ASM200744v2, whole genome shotgun sequence genome and includes:
- the SLC2A10 gene encoding solute carrier family 2, facilitated glucose transporter member 10 isoform X1, which gives rise to MGCPQLLLPLCASVSLLGGLTFGYELAVVSGALLPLQLDFGLSCSEQELLVSGLLLGALLASLVGGVLIDQYGRKRAILGSNVVLLAGSLSLGLAGSLAWLVLGRLVVGFAISLSSMACCIYVSELVGPRQRGVLVSLYEAGITVGILLSYALNYALAGAPGGWRPMFGWAAAPALLQSLSLFCLPAGTTEAAACKDLLPLRGGEATKPGRPRYSLLDLFRARDNMRGRTVVGLGLVIFQQLTGQPNVLCYASTIFHSVGFRAGSSAVLASVGLGAVKVVATLMAMGLVDRAGRRALLLAGCALMALSVSGIGLVSFAAPMDSSPSCLAVPNATRPSGLSSLSSPGPSSLPEAITPLPQPMTSENQGKPVSSASKKSKPRPRAGNPTAAPLPAFSATAPAPRSAPERTLLHWTALVCMMAFVSAFSFGFGPVTWLVLSEIYPVEIRGRAFAFCNSFNWATNLLVSLSFLDLIGTIGLSWTFLLYGLTAVFGLGFIYAFVPETKGQSLAEIDQQFQKRWLTLSFGHRQRSASIPYTRIEVSAAS
- the SLC2A10 gene encoding solute carrier family 2, facilitated glucose transporter member 10 isoform X2 encodes the protein MGCPQLLLPLCASVSLLGGLTFGYELAVVSGALLPLQLDFGLSCSEQELLVSGLLLGALLASLVGGVLIDQYGRKRAILGSNVVLLAGSLSLGLAGSLAWLVLGRLVVGFAISLSSMACCIYVSELVGPRQRGVLVSLYEAGITVGILLSYALNYALAGAPGGWRPMFGWAAAPALLQSLSLFCLPAGTTEAAACKDLLPLRGGEATKPGRPRYSLLDLFRARDNMRGRTVVGLGLVIFQQLTGQPNVLCYASTIFHSVGFRAGSSAVLASVGLGAVKVVATLMAMGLVDRAGRRALLLAGCALMALSVSGIGLVSFAAPMDSSPSCLAVPNATRPSGLSSLSSPGPSSLPEAITPLPQPMTSENQGKPVSSASKKSKPRPRAGNPTAAPLPAFSATAPAPRSAPERTLLHWTALVCMMAFVSAFSFGFGPVTWLVLSEIYPVEIRGRAFAFCNSFNWATNLLVSLSFLDLIGTIGLSWTFLLYGLTAVFGLGFIYAFVPETKGQSLAEIDQQFQKRWQRSASIPYTRIEVSAAS
- the SLC2A10 gene encoding solute carrier family 2, facilitated glucose transporter member 10 isoform X3; protein product: MGCPQLLLPLCASVSLLGGLTFGYELAVVSGALLPLQLDFGLSCSEQELLVSGLLLGALLASLVGGVLIDQYGRKRAILGSNVVLLAGSLSLGLAGSLAWLVLGRLVVGFAISLSSMACCIYVSELVGPRQRGVLVSLYEAGITVGILLSYALNYALAGAPGGWRPMFGWAAAPALLQSLSLFCLPAGTTEAAACKDLLPLRGGEATKPGRPRYSLLDLFRARDNMRGRTVVGLGLVIFQQLTGQPNVLCYASTIFHSVGFRAGSSAVLASVGLGAVKVVATLMAMGLVDRAGRRALLLAGCALMALSVSGIGLVSFAAPMDSSPSCLAVPNATRPSGLSSLSSPGPSSLPEAITPLPQPMTSENQGKPVSSASKKSKPRPRAGNPTAAPLPAFSATAPAPRSAPERTLLHWTALVCMMAFVSAFSFGFGPVTWLVLSEIYPVEIRGRAFAFCNSFNWATNLLVSLSFLDLIDHGLTPLVSVLDVDEWAFPHRPDACVCVCGSGPWPFACLWDNQSGSCFKILI